AGCTATCTTGAGTGCAGCCAGTGCGCCTGGTCTGGTGAACCACCAGTCTCGAAAACGCTGCGGGTGGAGGTACCACAGCCAACGTCGCCACCACAAATCGGGCGGGGTGGCAGACTTATGCGCCGCCGTGCGCTTCCGAGGTGCAGCTTTTGCTTTTTTACCCTTCTGCTTGGTGCCGTTTGAGAATAATTGCTTTAATTTTCGATTAAGTTTAGTCATAACTAGCTGGCTTCCTCCCCATAAGAAACGTTCGTGACTTATTATAGCAAATAAGCCGAAGCATATTTAGTTAAAATTTTGCTCCGTTGCCAGTCAGTAAGCTATGATGTCATATATGAATGATTTAATATTTCGGGCCAGCAAGGAGATAGTAGTCCGTTCTGAACTGGAGGCTGCCCTGGCAGAGGGTCGAAAACTGCGGATTAAGTTTGGTATCGATCCTACTGGAGAACGGATCCACCTCGGTCACGCCGCTACGATCCGTAAACTGAAACATTTTCAAGCCGCCGGACATCAGATCGTACTGATTGTCGGTAGTTTTACTGGACGCATCGGAGATGCTTCTGATAAAGACAGCGAGCGACAGATTTTAACCGCTGAGGCCGTCGAACGTAATATGCAACGCTATGAGGTGCAACTGGGTCGTATCTTTGATATTTCGGCGGCAGAGATACACTATAACCATGAGTGGTTCAACCAGATGGGTTTGGATGAGTGGCTCCGGATCAATCAGCTGTTCTCGGTAGCGCAGATGATTGAGCGTGATAACTTCGCGCAACGGTTTAAGGCCGGTAGTCGGATCGGTCTGCAGGAGTTTCAGTACCCACTGTTGCAGGGCTATGACTCGGTGGCCGTGCGCGCCGATGTCGAGATCGGTGGTACCGATCAGCTGTTTAACCTACTTGCTGGTCGACCACTGCAGAAAGCCTATAAGCAGGCTCCGCAGCATGCGATAACTTATGAGCTGCTCTTAGCTGATGACGGCCGCAAGATGAGCAAATCTTGGGCTAACTGCATCTGGATCGATGATGAGCCGGCCGAAATGTACGGCAAGCTGATGCGGATTAACGATGAGCTCGTTATGCACTATTTCGAGCTATGTACTGACGTACCGGTGGCTGAGCTTGATGAGTTAAAAACGGCCCTCGAGTCCGGTAATCCGCGCGACGTTAAAGCCAGATTAGCCCGCGAGGTAGTAGCTATCTATCACGATGAGGCAGCGGCCGACCACGCTGCTGCGGCTTTCATGCGTCAGTTTAGCCAAGGAGAGCTTCCAGAGAATATACCTGAAGTTCAGCTGGATCACGCCAGCTGGGAGGTAGAAGCGCTACTGTTAGCTACTAAATTAGCCGACTCTAAATCGGCTGCTCGTCGATTATTGGCACAGGGCGGTGTGCGGTTAAATGGCGAAAAGTTGACGTCTACTACTGTGAACGTTACACCAGGGGATGTACTGCAAGCAGGTAAACGTCGTTTCGTGCGGCTTATCCTGAGCTAATCACTTATAATCTAAGTTTGTTAGTATGAGCATATGAAAATGGATTCATCTGTCAGTGAACTCAGTGGGGTTGGGGCGGCTGTCGCTGGCAAACTTACCCAATTGGGGATTGAAACGATTGCCGATCTATTACGACACTACCCACGTCGCTACGACGACTACTCCCAAGTTACTCCGGTCGCCCTACTTCATCCAGGTCAGGTGACTGTAAAAGGTCGAATCAGCCAGGTCACCAATCGCCGAACTAGAAGCTCTACTACCTTAACCGAGGCCTTGATTAGTGATGATAGCGGCGAGGTTAAGGCAGTTTGGTTTAACCAGCCCTACCTAGCTAAGCAACTACCGCACGATGGGGCCGTTTATCTCTCTGGTGAGTTGGCCTTTAAGTACCAACAGTATGCTTTGCAGAATCCGGTAGTGGAGCGAGTTAGTAATTTCACTAAGGATACGGCCCGAATAGTACCGGTCTATCCGGAGACGGCCGGTTTGAGTTCAAAGCAGCTCCGTCGCTTACTGGCTCAAGCCCTACAGGTAGCCCTACCGGAGGTAATACCGCTTGAAATCCGGCAGCAATACCGTCTGCTGTCGATTAACCAGGCTATAGCCCAGATCCATTTTCCTAGTTCAGTAGTTCAGCTGGAGGCGGCTAAGTACCGGCTGGGGTTTGAGGAAGTTTATTTGTTACAGCTGGTCGCACGTTCGCTGCGGGATAAGTTGTCACATGAGATTGCCCCACGCATTAAGTTTGATTTAGAAGCTACCACTAACCTGCTAACACAGTTGCCTTTTAAACTAACCAATGACCAGCGCAAGGTGGCTTGGCGCATTATGCAGGACTTAGACAGCGAACGGCCCATGAACCGTTTACTACAAGGTGATGTAGGGAGTGGTAAGACGGTGGTAGCGGCCCTGGCGGCTCAGCAGGTAGCCCGAGCCGGTCGGCAAACGGTATTGCTGGCACCGACCGAACTGCTAGCTCGTCAGCACTTCGAAACGTTATGTTCTACCCTCTCTGGAGAGGAGATTAAGGTCGACCTCTTAGTTAGTAGTATTAAAGGAGCCCAGCGCAGGGAAGTATTGCAGGGTTTAAGTGAGGGGCGTACCGCTATAGTAGTCGGCACGCACGCCCTGCTAGAGAAAGAGGTAGTGCTCGCTAATCTCGGTCTAGTAATAATCGATGAACAACATCGCTTTGGTGTTAGGCAGCGTCAAGCTATTCAACAGATGTCGCCTACAGCACCGCATCTGCTCAGCATGTCAGCTACGCCGATCCCGCGTAGTTTAGCCCTGACGGCTTATGGTGATCTCGATATCTCCAGTATTCGTGAACTACCGATTGGGAGAAAGCCGATTAAGACTGAAGTGAGCACTAATGCCCGTCAGGTGTACGCTCATATCTATGAGCAGATTAAGTCCGGTCGACAAGTGTATGTGGTCTGCCCTTTAATTGAAGACTCTGCCAAGTCGGAAGCTACAAGTGTGGCTACGCAAATCAAACAGCTTAAGCAATACTGGCGTGATGTGCGGATTGCTCCCTTGCACGGTCGCCTGAAGGCCGAGGAGAAAGCGGCTACTATGCGTGACTTTAGTAAGGGTAAGATCGATGTTCTGGTGGCCACGACTGTGGTAGAAGTCGGAGTTGATGTCAGTAATGCTACTATCATGCTAATTGAGGGGGCCGAGCGCTTCGGATTGGCTACCTTACATCAGTTACGGGGCCGGGTTGGTCGAGGGAGGGCTCAGTCCTATTGCTATCTGAAGACTTCAGCTAGCGGTCAAGCCAGGCAGCGCTTGCAACTAATGGAACGCTATCAGGATGGTTTCATTCTCGCCGAACAAGATCTAGAGTTGCGCGGTCCTGGGGAGATCTATGGACAGCATCAACACGGCGCCTTAGATTTACGCATGGCTCGCTTGAATGACCTTGAGTTATTAACCGCGGCCAAGACGGCCGCTCAAGATACCCCCTTGCCAGTTAGAGATGCGACCCTACGACAGACATTGGCTCGCTTACAGACGAGGCTCGGCACTAACTAGCTGCCGTTAAACTTTGCTATACTATTGAGTAATTCCCGCGTCGATAATTACTATATCGACACCAATAAATACAAACTAATAATCTAAGGAGAGCAGTCCAAATACATGTATGCTGGCTTTATCACGTCCAAATATACCGCTGATTGGTTAGGCGCCCATCAAAAGTTTAACAAGATGGCCTACCGTAAGGTTGTGCCCCATATCGAGCTGGCTAAATTTCCACCGTTAGATAAGATTCAACATTTCGAGGGCTATAACGGTCCGGACGGTATTAAAGTTAAAGCGTTACACCGGCACGAAGACCCTAGTCACTTCTACGATCCGACGCAAGAGTCCGGCCCAATAGTGGAGCACATTGATAATCACTACCACTCCTTAGTCAAGGCACTGAAAAGTGGGGCCGTAACCAGGGCGGCTTTTGAGTCTGCTTGGCTGGCACATGCCGTCGTAGATGGTCTCACTCCGGCCCATCATTATCCCTATGAGGAAGAGCTCCATGTGATGTATGCCGCCGGAAAACAGGAGTTTAGTAAGCGTAGACATAAGGTAGTTATTCAAGGTGACAACCGCCGCCAGGCCATGCGTAATAACTGGCAGATGTGGGGGAGCAAGGGTTTACTCTCAACTCACCTGCACTTTGAAGCTGGCGTAGCGGCGGCGGTTTTAACCGGTAAGTTTCCGGAGGCGATTAACCCCATGAAACTAAAACAGGCGCGGTTGCAGGGTCCACTCGCTTTCTTTAAGGGTGAAGCTGCAGCTATCCATCGCTTGAAGCTTTACGATAAGTTCTATAGGACCAGCTGGACGATCGGCTTGGCTCGGCTGGTGCGGCATCAGTTAGCCCCAGCCATTATTCAGACAGTAGCTATCGAGTGGATACTGGCGGCTGAAGAGGCCGGGATCGGTAAGTAGTGCGGATCATCGGTGGACAATACGGCGGTTACAAGATTCAGGGTCCGAAGACCGCTGCTACGCGGCCCATCTCGGATCGAGCTAAGGAATCACTGTTTAATATGCTAGGAGATATAGCAGGGCTCAGTTTTGTCGACGCCTATGCCGGCAGCGGTAGTGTGGGTCTGGAGGCTATCAGCCGTGCTGCCGAACCAGTGGTAGCGGTTGAGAGCGGTCGAGAAGCAGTTGCAACTATTCAGGTTAACGCCCAGCACCTGGGAGTGGCTAACCAGCTAGAGGTGCGGCAACTTGCAGTTGAGTCTTGGCTAGCGGCTGACGCGCGACGGTTTGATATCGTCTTTGCCGATCCTCCCTTTCAGGCGGTCGATGAGGTGGTGTTGCTGCGACTAGCAGAACGGGCAGAGCAACTATTTATTTATAAGCATGCCCGTCGTACTCGACCTATCGATATCCCCGAGCGTGAGTTAGTGCGTAGTCGCCGATACGGTGATAGTGTACTCTCCTTCTACCGCTAAAGAAGTGATCGGGTATCAAGCTTCAGTTATGATTTACTCCCCAGCGTTGGTAAAATATTGGCTAGGTAGTAGAATACAGGTTGCAACTTAACTTTAAAGCAGTTCTCAATTAAGACACTGCACAGAAACTATCCAGCTGATGCCGCGGTGGCGGAATTGGTAGACGCGCTAGGTTTAGGACCTAGTGAGGTTACACTCGTGAGAGTTCGAGTCTCTCCCGCGGCACCATCTGGATGGCCAATCGATGCCAGCGAAAATTCCTTACCATAGGCTCATCTGGTAATATAGAGGCAATGACAGCTATATCTACTCAAAATTATAAGGGCGCCCGGGACTTTTATCCGGAAGAGATGCGCCTGCAGCACTATATTTTCACCACCTGGCGTCGGGTTAGTGAGCGCTACGGTTATGCTGAAGTGATGGCTCCGATCTTAGAGTTTACCGATCTCTATCGGGCCAAGACCGGAGAGGAGATTGTGAGTGAGCAGACTTACAGTTTTAAGGACCGGGGCGGCCGTGATGTGACGATTCGGCCCGAGATGACACCTTCAGTGGCTCGCATGGTGGCGGCCCGACAGCAGGAACTTAGCTTCCCGCTCCGTTGGTACTCAATTCCGAATCTGTGGCGTTACGAACGCCCTCAGCACGGTCGGCTCCGTGAACACTGGCAGTTGAACGCCGATATCTTTGGATTAGATGATACGTCTGCTGAACTAGAGATAATTAGCCTAGCCCATGCTCTGTTGCTAGAGTTTGGAGCGACTGAGGATATGTTTTCGATTAAGCTGAACAGCCGGGAACTGATGAGCTATATCTTAGGTGAGTACCTCTCTCTGCAGGTAGACGCAGCTCATCGGGTCGGTAAACTGCTCGATCGGAAGAGCAAAATGAGTGATGAGGCTTTTATCAATCAGGCCGATGCCATACTAGGTGCAAAGCTGGAACTATTTCTAGATTTAATTCAATCCAGCAAGCTACACGACCTACCGGATGAGGTGCGTAACAGTCAGGCAGCTACTGAGCTGGCTGAACTGGCCCGGGCCCTACACCGTCGCGGAGTGAGCAACATTAGCTTTGATCTCACTATTCAGCGCGGTTTTGATTACTATACCGGGATCGTATTCGAGATATTCGACACCAGTCCAGAGAACCAGCGCTCACTTTTTGGTGGCGGTCGCTACGATGATTTACTACAGATCTTTAAATCACCACGCGTTCCTGCCGTCGGTTTCGGGGTGGGTGATGTGACAATGGCTGATTTCCTGCAAGTGCATCAGCTAGTGCCTCAGCTTGATTCGGCTACAAAGGTAGCGATCGTTGCTCTAGAGCCGGAGCATAATGAGGATGCACTGGTTCTTGCTGATCAACTGCGTCAGGCGCAGATCGCGGTGGCAGTCGATACGACTGAACGCAAAGTGGGGACTAAGATTAAAGTGGCCGATAAGCAGGCAATTCCCTATGTGCTAGTGCTGGGTCCAGAGGAAGTGGCTAATCAGCGTTATAGTTTGAAAGAACTTAAGACAGGTGATGAGTTTAACGGTAGTTTAGAGCAGGTAATTGCCCGACTAAGTTAAGGTATGTTAGAGTAAGCAACTGTGAATGTTAAAGTAAATCGCACCAAAGACGAAGTTGTCATTAATATTACCGCTAACACCGATGAGTTAGCTCCGACGGTTAAATCTACCTTTAACCGACTCCGCGGCAGTGTTTCTGCTAAAGGATTTCGCCCGGGCAAGGCCCCAAATAACATCATCGAACGCGAGCTAGGCGCCGAACAGGTTCAGGCCGAAGTAATCGATGCTGCAGCGGAGAAGTTTTACCGTCAGGCTTTGGTCGAACACGATATCCGTCCCATTGCTAATCCGCATGTCGATGTGAAAAAATTTGTTCCCTACACCGAACTGGAGCTGGAAGTAAAAGTAGCTGTCATGCCTGAGGTTAAGCTAGGTGATTATAAGAGTATTTCGAAGAAACCGCCCGAGGCCGAGGTGAGTAGCGTCGAGGTTGACGAAGTTGTAACTACCATTCGCGATCGATTGGCCGAACGTCAAGAAGTCGAGCGGGCCGCCCGCGAGGGCGATGAGGTCGTAATTGACTTTCATGGTCGTAAGGACGGAGCCGATGTAGCCGGGGCTCAGGCTCAGGATTACCCCTTGCTGCTAGGTAGTAATCGTTTTATACCGGGTTTTGAGACCGAATTAGTTGGGCTTAAATCGGGTGAAGAGAAAGTGTTTAAGATTAAGTTTCCGGTCGAATACGGTGAAGCTTCATTAGCGGGTCAGGAAGTCGAGTTCAGTATTAAGCTACATAAGGTAACTGAACTCATAGCGCCAGAAGTTAATGACGAGCTAGCTAAAAATGCCGGTCCGTTTGAGAGCTTAGCGCAGCTTCGTGACGATGTAACTGCTCACTTGAAGAGTGAGAAGGAGCAAGGGTTGCAACGAGAGTTTGAGAACACAGTGATTGAGGCCGTGGTTGAATCAGCCAAAGTCGAGTTACCTCAGAGCATGTTGGCTGCTGAACGCGAACGCATCGCCGCCGATTTCGACCGTAGCCTTACCGAGCAAGGTCTAACTGAGGATGAGTACCTCAAGCAAACCAAACAGACTGAGAAGCAACATCAGTCTGCTTTGGATGAGCAAGCCGAGCGGCGGGTTAAGACTGCCCTAGTACTAACTACTGTAGCTGATGCTGAAGCTATCGAGATCACCCCGGAAGAGTTGGAGATCAGATTGCAAGTGTTAGCCGGTCAGTATCAAGACGAGAAAGTTCAAGCCGAGCTACAGAAGCCGGAAGTCCGTCGTGAGATTGCTAACCAGATGCTAGCCGAGAAGACGGTAGCTAAGCTAGTAGAATATGCTACCGGCGTACCCGAGTCTGACCAAGCGGATAAATCTACCTCGCCTAAGACCAAGTAGAGGTAAGGAGTGGGTAGTTTTAGCACTCTTGACTCTGGAGTGCTAAGGTAGCTACAATTAATACTATGATTATGCCCACTAACCAGATTCTAATACCCACAGTGCTAGAGAAAACGCACAACGGCGAGCGAGCCTATGATATTTACTCGCGCCTACTAAAAGACAGCATCATCTTTCTTGGTACTGCAATCGATGATCATGTCGCTAACCTAGTGGTAGCGCAACTGCTGCACTTATCTCATGAGAACCCGAAGAAAGACATTAAGCTTTATATTAACAGCCCGGGCGGTAGCGTCAGTGCTGGGATGGCGATTTACGACACGATGCAGTTTATTAAACCGGCCGTATCTACTATTAACGTCGGTATGGCGGCTAGTATGGCGGCGATTTTGCTAGCTGGTGGTGCGCGTGGTAAGCGCTTAGCTTTACCACACTCGCGGGTGATGATTCACCAACCTTCACATGGTTTCGAAGGCACAGCTTCCGATATAGAGATCAGC
Above is a genomic segment from Candidatus Saccharimonadales bacterium containing:
- the tyrS gene encoding tyrosine--tRNA ligase, with the translated sequence MNDLIFRASKEIVVRSELEAALAEGRKLRIKFGIDPTGERIHLGHAATIRKLKHFQAAGHQIVLIVGSFTGRIGDASDKDSERQILTAEAVERNMQRYEVQLGRIFDISAAEIHYNHEWFNQMGLDEWLRINQLFSVAQMIERDNFAQRFKAGSRIGLQEFQYPLLQGYDSVAVRADVEIGGTDQLFNLLAGRPLQKAYKQAPQHAITYELLLADDGRKMSKSWANCIWIDDEPAEMYGKLMRINDELVMHYFELCTDVPVAELDELKTALESGNPRDVKARLAREVVAIYHDEAAADHAAAAFMRQFSQGELPENIPEVQLDHASWEVEALLLATKLADSKSAARRLLAQGGVRLNGEKLTSTTVNVTPGDVLQAGKRRFVRLILS
- the recG gene encoding ATP-dependent DNA helicase RecG, with amino-acid sequence MKMDSSVSELSGVGAAVAGKLTQLGIETIADLLRHYPRRYDDYSQVTPVALLHPGQVTVKGRISQVTNRRTRSSTTLTEALISDDSGEVKAVWFNQPYLAKQLPHDGAVYLSGELAFKYQQYALQNPVVERVSNFTKDTARIVPVYPETAGLSSKQLRRLLAQALQVALPEVIPLEIRQQYRLLSINQAIAQIHFPSSVVQLEAAKYRLGFEEVYLLQLVARSLRDKLSHEIAPRIKFDLEATTNLLTQLPFKLTNDQRKVAWRIMQDLDSERPMNRLLQGDVGSGKTVVAALAAQQVARAGRQTVLLAPTELLARQHFETLCSTLSGEEIKVDLLVSSIKGAQRREVLQGLSEGRTAIVVGTHALLEKEVVLANLGLVIIDEQHRFGVRQRQAIQQMSPTAPHLLSMSATPIPRSLALTAYGDLDISSIRELPIGRKPIKTEVSTNARQVYAHIYEQIKSGRQVYVVCPLIEDSAKSEATSVATQIKQLKQYWRDVRIAPLHGRLKAEEKAATMRDFSKGKIDVLVATTVVEVGVDVSNATIMLIEGAERFGLATLHQLRGRVGRGRAQSYCYLKTSASGQARQRLQLMERYQDGFILAEQDLELRGPGEIYGQHQHGALDLRMARLNDLELLTAAKTAAQDTPLPVRDATLRQTLARLQTRLGTN
- the rsmD gene encoding 16S rRNA (guanine(966)-N(2))-methyltransferase RsmD, translated to MRIIGGQYGGYKIQGPKTAATRPISDRAKESLFNMLGDIAGLSFVDAYAGSGSVGLEAISRAAEPVVAVESGREAVATIQVNAQHLGVANQLEVRQLAVESWLAADARRFDIVFADPPFQAVDEVVLLRLAERAEQLFIYKHARRTRPIDIPERELVRSRRYGDSVLSFYR
- the hisS gene encoding histidine--tRNA ligase; translation: MTAISTQNYKGARDFYPEEMRLQHYIFTTWRRVSERYGYAEVMAPILEFTDLYRAKTGEEIVSEQTYSFKDRGGRDVTIRPEMTPSVARMVAARQQELSFPLRWYSIPNLWRYERPQHGRLREHWQLNADIFGLDDTSAELEIISLAHALLLEFGATEDMFSIKLNSRELMSYILGEYLSLQVDAAHRVGKLLDRKSKMSDEAFINQADAILGAKLELFLDLIQSSKLHDLPDEVRNSQAATELAELARALHRRGVSNISFDLTIQRGFDYYTGIVFEIFDTSPENQRSLFGGGRYDDLLQIFKSPRVPAVGFGVGDVTMADFLQVHQLVPQLDSATKVAIVALEPEHNEDALVLADQLRQAQIAVAVDTTERKVGTKIKVADKQAIPYVLVLGPEEVANQRYSLKELKTGDEFNGSLEQVIARLS
- the tig gene encoding trigger factor, which encodes MNVKVNRTKDEVVINITANTDELAPTVKSTFNRLRGSVSAKGFRPGKAPNNIIERELGAEQVQAEVIDAAAEKFYRQALVEHDIRPIANPHVDVKKFVPYTELELEVKVAVMPEVKLGDYKSISKKPPEAEVSSVEVDEVVTTIRDRLAERQEVERAAREGDEVVIDFHGRKDGADVAGAQAQDYPLLLGSNRFIPGFETELVGLKSGEEKVFKIKFPVEYGEASLAGQEVEFSIKLHKVTELIAPEVNDELAKNAGPFESLAQLRDDVTAHLKSEKEQGLQREFENTVIEAVVESAKVELPQSMLAAERERIAADFDRSLTEQGLTEDEYLKQTKQTEKQHQSALDEQAERRVKTALVLTTVADAEAIEITPEELEIRLQVLAGQYQDEKVQAELQKPEVRREIANQMLAEKTVAKLVEYATGVPESDQADKSTSPKTK
- a CDS encoding ATP-dependent Clp protease proteolytic subunit, translating into MPTNQILIPTVLEKTHNGERAYDIYSRLLKDSIIFLGTAIDDHVANLVVAQLLHLSHENPKKDIKLYINSPGGSVSAGMAIYDTMQFIKPAVSTINVGMAASMAAILLAGGARGKRLALPHSRVMIHQPSHGFEGTASDIEISARETIRIKEELIKLFAKDTKKTVKTVERDMDRDKWMTADEALKYGAIDTIIK